The following proteins are co-located in the Oncorhynchus gorbuscha isolate QuinsamMale2020 ecotype Even-year linkage group LG22, OgorEven_v1.0, whole genome shotgun sequence genome:
- the shhb gene encoding tiggy-winkle hedgehog protein — protein MDVMLILIRIALVGFICLFLASAGLACGPGKGYGKQRHPKKLKPLAYKQFIPNVAEKTLGASGKYEGKITRNSERFKDLTPNYNPDIIFKDEENTNADRLMTQRCKDKLNSLAISVMNQWPGVKLRVTEGWDEDGHHFEESLHYEGRAVDITTSDRDKSKYGMLSRLAVEAGFDWVNYESKAHIHCSVKAENSVAAKSGGCFPGSASVLLEDGRSKLVKELEVGDKVLAADIEGNIVSSDFLMFLDKDPVSKREFYVFETEKPNRKLRLTPAHLVFITSNVTDDDMTAVFASNVKPGQQVFVVDEAVDHLKAVTVERIYVEEYEGSYAPVTSQGTIIVDHVLASCYAVIEDHKWAHWAFAPVRLGHALMSFTDLVKKREDIRQRDGIHWYSDILYHIGTLLLDINSFHPLGMSQS, from the exons ATGGACGTGATGCTTATACTGATAAGAATTGCGCTCGTGGGCTTCATCTGCCTGTTTCTAGCATCCGCTGGGTTGGCCTGTGGTCCAGGCAAGGGATATGGAAAACAAAGACATCCGAAAAAACTAAAGCCTTTGGCTTACAAGCAGTTCATTCCCAACGTGGCGGAGAAAACCCTTGGGGCCAGTGGCAAATACGAAGGGAAGATCACAAGGAACTCTGAAAGATTTAAAGACCTGACACCAAACTACAATCCTGACATTATTTTCAAAGATGAGGAAAACACTAATGCTGACAGACTTATGACACAG AGATGTAAGGACAAACTGAACTCTTTGGCTATTTCAGTCATGAATCAATGGCCGGGAGTGAAGCTGCGCGTGACAGAAGGCTGGGACGAGGATGGACACCATTTCGAAGAATCTTTACACTATGAAGGAAGGGCTGTGGATATCACCACCTCTGACAGAGATAAGAGCAAATATGGAATGTTATCCCGGCTCGCGGTGGAGGCAGGATTCGACTGGGTCAATTATGAATCCAAAGCCCATATTCATTGTTCTGTGAAAGCAG AAAATTCAGTTGCTGCAAAGTCGGGTGGCTGCTTCCCTGGATCTGCCTCAGTTCTCCTCGAGGATGGTCGAAGCAAGCTGGTAAAAGAACTGGAGGTGGGCGACAAGGTGTTAGCAGCAGACATAGAAGGAAATATTGTGTCCAGCGATTTCCTCATGTTCTTGGACAAAGATCCAGTGTCAAAACGCGAATTTTATGTTTTTGAAACAGAGAAGCCCAACCGAAAGTTAAGACTGACACCGGCTCACCTGGTCTTCATCACCAGTAACGTTACGGATGACGATATGACTGCAGTGTTTGCCAGTAATGTAAAACCTGGGCAACAGGTTTTTGTTGTGGATGAGGCCGTAGACCACCTGAAGGCAGTCACTGTGGAAAGGATTTACGTGGAAGAATACGAGGGATCTTATGCCCCAGTAACCTCACAAGGGACCATCATAGTTGACCATGTTTTGGCGAGCTGTTACGCGGTAATCGAGGACCACAAATGGGCGCACTGGGCCTTTGCGCCAGTCCGGTTGGGGCACGCGTTGATGTCCTTCACAGATCTAGTCAAAAAGCGCGAGGACATACGTCAGAGAGATGGAATACACTGGTACTCAGACATTCTATACCACATAGGGACATTGCTGCTGGACATAAACTCCTTTCATCCTCTAGGAATGTCCCAAAGCTGA